TATAAGAAATTCGGTTTTAGAGAGGTCGGTCTAATTTGTAACTATTATCCAGATGGTATGGACGCGTTGGTTATGTCCAAAAATAATTAAAGGTATGTGGTAAGTAAGTAAGGATACTTTTTGTATAAGAGCTTTTCTAGACTCGTTCTAAGCTGAAGATCGACATCATCTTGATTAGATAAAAGGTTTAATGGCTTGTTGGGGTAAAGTATGGGTCCTTGAAGTGCTAGTTTACCAGTTATCTTATTGAAGGGTACTGGTTTCGTACCAATTATCTTGCTTATCAGGCTCTCCAAGTTCCTATTATCACTGAACGCTTTTATCGTCTTAGCCTCAAGCTTTTTAGGGACTGGTCTAAAACCAAACTGATATGGCTTAAAACTATTTAGTACATCTTTATCATCAACTATATCAGAGATACCAAAACCTACCAATTCATATGGTTTAACCCGCTCCTCTTTTATGAACCAAACATCCTTTCCTTGTAAAACTATAGTGTCATAATATCCTCTTTGATCTCTCCTGACGAGGACATGCCATCCTCTCGGCTTCTTGTTATACCGTCTGAAGATCTCCTTTTTTATGTCGCTTGATGGTAGCATTAAATAAACTCCATTTAAGTTGTTTTTATCTTTTTAAGAAATTTTTTAATATATTATTCAGCTCAATTTCTGTAAGGCTTTAAGGCGCTCCACTATATTGGGGTGAGTTGAAAATAACTCTAGAATCTTATCCGTTGTGCTAAGCTTTCTCGAAATTATACCCTCAACAAGTTGTTGATCTGCCGAATAACCTGAAATCTTTGCTATATCTTGATAATCCTTCTCAGCCCTTTCTGGGTCTGCTATGAATAAGGATCGAAAGCTACTAGAAGAGCCTGCTTTTTGACGTGAACGACGCTTTATATTTGCGCTATAGTTAACGATCTTTGCCAGTGCCTCGGATAACTTACGAGCACCATCATCTACCACTGAGACACTATGCCTATCAGCGTAATACTCTCTTAATCTACTTAATCCTAAAACGAAAAGTGATAATATCCAATAAATTGCCATACAAACGATTCCTATTAATATAGTAGCACCCCCATCCCCATCTCTTCTACCACCACCAAACATACCTGAAAGCATTAGAGAATATCCTATAAAGTAAAAGATTGCTGGTAAAACTGAGGCGAACATCATTATCTGAACATCCCTATGTTTAAGGTGACCTAGTTCATGTCCGATAACGGCCTCTACTTCTTCTTCTTCAAGCGTCTCCAATAAAGTCTCAGTAACTGCTACCTTCTTACCTGTTATAGGCGAACCATAAGCGAAAGCATTTGGGATAGGGATTTTTGCAAGCATTAGCTTCGGCATTTTTATTTTTGTTTTTTGACTGAGATTCCTGACCATGCTGTAGAGTTTTGGATTTCCACTTTCTGTAACTGGTTTGACTTTGTACATAGCATCAATGATATAAGGTGCAATAAGCCATTGAATAAGATTGAAAGCAACTACTATTACTATCAGCGCAGTAATGTCCAACCCTCCCATAAAGGTCAGTATAATTCCGAAGAAGAGAGAAGAGAGGGCAATCAGGAAGGCTAGAGTACCTATCATGGATAAACGAAGTTTAAGGAGACTCATTTAATCACCTATTGATAAAAAAGACTTGTGTGTTATTATGATTTTTATTATTATCGATACTCAATAAATAGTTTATGGTTCTTCATCGAGAGAGCTTAAATAAATCTGTAAAAAAATGATTTAAACAATAAATTTTTAAAGGTTAAATAGAAAGAACTTCATCCAAATAAGAAATAAAATAAGCAGTGCTTCAATATTATGATATACAAAGATAAATCAATTATAGTAGGAGGGCTATGTGACCCTCTAAATGTTAGTCAATCTAAGTTTAAAGAGTCAAAAAAGATGGAAGATTATTTTGGAAGTAGAAGTATGACAATGATATTTGAAATTTGTTACTTCGAGAGAATATACAATAAGTTGGTGTAACAATAGTATTGGTGAATCTGAAAGAATCTAGTGAAGAAACTAAAAAAGAAATTATGAAATTTCTAAAAACAAAATTAGTGGAAAAGGATTATAAAAAACTAGTCAGGATAAATAATACTAAACTATACCGATTCATTTCTAAGTATGTCGTACTTTGTAATCCTGATAAAGTCTTTGTTTGCACAGATTCACAAGAAGATATCCAATATATCAGAAAAACGGCAGTAAGAAATGGAGAAGAGAAGGAACTTAGCATCGATGGACATACTATCCATTTTGATGGCTATTACGATCAGGCCAGAGATAAAAAAAATACCAAATTCCTTCTTCCTAAAAACGTCAATTTAGGCTCTCATATAAACTGGATAGATAGGGATGAGGGGCTTAAAGAGATTCATACTATTCTAAAAAATATAATGCAGGGGCATGAGTTGTATGTTAGATTCTTCTGTTTAGGACCGAAAAATTCTGAATTCTCCATCCTCGCTGTTCAGCTCACCGATTCCAGCTACGTTGCCCATAACGAAGATCTGCTTTACAGGTCAGGATATGAGGAATTCAAACGATTGGATGATTCTGATGAATTCTTGAAGTTTGTACATTCACAAGGAGAGCTTGAAAATGGAGTAAGTAAAAACATCGACAAACGAAGGATATACATTGATACTCAAGAGGAAATAGTGTATAGCGTGAACACCCAATATGGTGGCAATACTATTGGACTTAAGAAATTGGCAATGCGTATAGCGATAAATAGGGCATCAAAAGAAGGTTGGCTGACAGAACACATGTTTATCTTGGGAGTGCATGGCCCAAAAGGCAGGATAACTTATCTCACAGGGGCATTTCCCTCTCTCTGTGGAAAGACTTCTACTGCTATGATAGAAGGGGAGACAATAGTTGGAGATGATATAGCATATCTCAGAAAAAAGGGTGAAACGATCCATGCAGTCAATGTAGAAAAAGGAGTATTTGGAATAATACAAGGTGTTAACTCCATAGACGATCCTGTTTTATGGAAGACACTTCATAAACCAGGTGAGATAATATTTTCAAATGTACTGGTTACTCAAGAGAAAGATGTCTATTGGATTGGTAAAAATGAAAACATCCCAGAAAGGGGTATCAATCACTCAGGAGAATGGACCTCTGGTAAGAAAGATGCTGAAGGTAACGAAATAACACCTTCACATAGAAATGCTCGCTTCACAGTTAATTTGAATCTTTTAGAGAATATGGACCAAAGAATTGACGACCCTGATGGAGTTGAGGTTAGAGGGATAATTTATGGGGGACGGGATTCGGATACATGGGTTCCAGTAGAGGAGTCCTTCGACTGGGTACATGGTATAATAACTAAAGGTGCATCGCTGGAGTCTGAAACTACAGCTGCTACCTTGGGAGAAATAGGCATCAGAAAATTAAATCCCATGTCTAATCTGGATTTTCTATCCATATCCTTAGGCAAATATATTGAAAATAACCTGAATTTTGGTATTACCCTAAAAAACCCGCCTCTTATATTCTCTGTGAATTACTTTTTAAAATCCAGAAGTGGAATTTTCCTGAACGATAAAGCTGATAAGAGGGTCTGGCTTAAATGGATGGAATTACGTTCACATAAGGAAGTTGAAGCAATAAAAACACCTACTGGTCTGATACCAAAATATCGAGATCTAAAAAGACTATTTAAGGAAACGCTAGATAAAGACTATCCTAAAGAAGACTACATCAAACAATTTACATTAAGAATTCCAGAAAATTTAGCCAAGATCGACAGGGTCATGGATATTTACAGAACCAATGTCCCCGATGTTCCGAAAATATTATTTGAAGTACTGGAAGAGCAAAAGCAAAGGCTAAACAAGGCAAGGATACAATATGGGAGTTATATCTCGCCAGAGAAATTCTCTTCAAATAAAGAAGAATAAAAAAATCCTCAAAAAAGGCATACTCATCGCTATTGAGGGTATCGATGGAGCAGGCAAGACAACTCATGCAGAACTTTTAAAAGACTCATTACTGAAGGATGGATATTCCGTAACTCTTCTCCATGAGCCAACGGAAGGGAAATGGGGAAAGAAAATCGCCGAACTTGCTAATGTAGGACTCGATAATATAAGCCCGAAAACCGAGTTTGAGTTGTTCTGTAAGGATAGAATAGAGGATGTTGAGAATAATATTAATCCCGCTCTGGAAAGAAATGATATAGTTATAATGGATAGATATTACTTTTCAAATATTGCTTATCAAGGAGCTAAAGGACTTGATCCTGATTTTATAGAGAAGGAGAATATGTTTGCTCCTAAACCCGACCTTGTCGTTATTCTAGATGTGCAACCAGAAAATGCACTTTCAAGAATCCAAAAGAGATCTTCCAAACCGAATCTTTTTGAGAGGAAGCAGTACTTAACTAAAGTGAGAGATCTTTTTAAGCAGAGATTCTCAAAAAGACCATACGTTCAAATAATCGAGGGTGAGCAACCTATTCATGTAGTCTCAATAAAGATTCGAGAATTTATACAACCTCTATTATCTAAACAAGAAAAGAAATAAAAATTATTTAATCACCTAACGACTCTAGAATATCTGCAACCTTTTTTTTGCCTAAAATTTCTATCAAGAGATTTCGAGATTCTTCTCCTTTCCATGAATCAAGGATGTTTATAACCGAATCCCTTATTCCTGGGCTCAAGTCTTGGAGAGCCTCTTCTATAAGCTTCCTCCTCCCTTTGAGAAGGTCCTTAGGTCTAAATACTTCTCCCATACTAATTTACAATATAATATTTCCTCACATATTTAATAAATGTCACCAAAAGCGCAACATACTTAAAAAACTCTAAGAGTTATACAATTAAACTTTGAGATTTATTGCCGAAATAAGAGACCCCGTGCATGGGTATATTCATATAACAGATGTAGAGAAGGAGATAATCGATACGCCTATCTTTCAGAGGTTGCGAAGAATTCGTCAGCTTGCTGGGGCTAATTTGACTTACCCTAGTGCACAGCATACTCGTTTTGAGCATTCATTAGGTACAATGTACCTCGCTGGACTGACAAGTACCTCTCTTATCTCAAAAACCCAGATCACTGATGAAGATGTGCAAGAGCTAAGGTTATCCGCATTACTTCATGATATAGGACATGGTCCTTTCTCTCATCTATTTGAAGAGGCTCTGACAGAAAAGAGAAATTTAACCCATGAAGACATCACTCAAAGAATAATCAAGGAGACAGAGATCAAGGATTTAATCGAGAAATATGGCTTTAATTCAAGAGATATTTCGGAGCTTTCTTTAGGCCTATCTCTTAAGAGAGCCAAATTCATGAATGAAATAGTAGCAGGGGGCTTGAGCGTGGATATTATGGATTATCTACTCAGAGACTCGTACTTCACCGGTGTTGAGTATGGTAAGGTAGATGTACATCGACTTATAGATTCATTTGAAATATTTGATGGCAAGTTAGCTATAGATCAAGCTGCTCTTTATGCATTTGAAGCGTTCAATATAGCTCGGTATGAGATGTTCAAGGCAGTATATTTCCATAGGACCGTTCGTGCAACCCAAGCAATGTTGATCCGCTCGATAACCCTTGCCGATGATAAGTTGAAACTAACAGATATTAGCAATCTAAAAAGATTTCTTCAACTCACAGATGAAGTAACCCTCGAAAGGTTGATCGATTTAGATCCTTGTGGGAATAAAGAGCTTTATCAAGCGAAGCAACTAGCGATAGGTTATAGAGATAGAAAGTTGATCAAATGTGTATTTGAGAAGATAGTCCATAGAAAGGATCGATTCATAGAAAGGATTCTTAACCAGAAGGGTATAAGAGATAAAATTTCTATAGAAATTGCAGATGAAGCTGGGGTCAATCCAGACCTGATCTTTTTCGATGTTCCTACAACGCCTTCTGTACCTTACACGTCTTCACGTCAGTCTCTTTCTTCTATAACTTTGGTACATAAAACTAGTGAAGGGGCATCTTATGAGACTGTTCCTATTGAGGATTTAGCTTTGGTAGGGGCGATTATAGGGTATATGGACATAATACGAATATACACACAAGCCGAATATAGATTAAAAGTGGAGAAAGCTGTAGAAGCTTTCTTCGGCAGGGAGGGCTATTCGACTAAGGTATCTATGTAATAGATTGGTGAAATTGACGGATTTCATAAAAGTAACAAAGACACGTAAGATGAGGGGATGGAAATGGGAGGATACTTTAGTTAAGCGAATACAGTCCTGTTATTCGTATAAAGCATTTAGATTAGGTGGCTCAAGCCAAACACTACCAGATGTACTTGCTATATCTAATAGGTTCAGCAAGATACTGGTGATAGAAGCTAAGTCTGGCACAACGGACTACCTTGTTGTGAGGAGAGAGCAGATAGAGAGGTCTTTAAGGTTCACTCATACCTTTAAACTATACCCTAAAAGACATTTCATATTGGCATTTAAATTTCTAAGAAAGAGAAGGTTGAAAAAAGATAATTACGACAAGAGAGAATTGAGGGAGTATTATAAAGAATTTAAGGTGAAGTTTAAGAAGGGTAAAAATGTGCCCGATATCACATGCACATACGATGGTTCAACTTATGCTATGTTAAAAGGAGAGAAAGAAAAAATAGATCTACCTGATTACAAGATGCCTTTTCAAAAGTGATAGTCTATATTTATATATCTTTAACTAAGTTGCAATCAAGAAGTTGTTATTCCGTTATCAATAACACTTTTTATCCCATTACAAAACTTAATTATGTATTCTGTGGCAATATCCGCTGCATTGACAAGATCTTCCTTACTTATGCCAGGTACACCGCATACCATCAGCAAAACGTTTTTAGTTTTTTCAGTTATTTTAGTCTCACCAGCATCTCTATAAGGATAAATTGCCACTAGATTTAATTGATCAGATACTACTATTTCGCCTCCTTGTAATTCTTTTGGTTCAACCATACCTATACCTAAAAATCTCTCTCCTTTTCTCGCAAACCTCATTCTTAGATTACCTTGGAGTTGGTCTCTATCAAATGCTGCTAAAGCAATCTCACTCTTGATGGATGCAAGATTGTAAGAGTCTACTGCAGTATTTATATTAGGAACTGATTTACCTCCAAGAATTCTTCTTATTAATGCTTCGGCTGCCGGTCTTATTTTAGTTGGATCTATGCCAACCTTCCAGAAGAATTTACGGTAAGCCTTAAAAACGGGAACATCCTTCAGACTTTTGATATCATATTTATCTTTGACTTCTTTAATTATCAACTCTTTAAAATCTTCCAAATCAGAACTTCTTTTTTCAACCTTTACGCCTCTTATATGAATGATTGAGGCTCGCAATTCAGTAAAAAGGTCTAGTAATTCTTGATCTATCTTTAATTCCATAAGAGCTCTAAAAAATAACTTGGATAATAATGTTTGAACTTTTTTCTTAATTAGGAAAGAATAACAAAACCATGGCTACCATTTACTATTAAATCGTCTCCTTCTTTAATAAGAGATAACCCATCAACCATATCTACAAGAGGTATTTTAGCTAAGGCGCAACCAGAGACAGTAATCATATCAGACCTGCGATTAATAATTGCAGAAGGAGCTTTATCGTTCTTTTTTAATTTGTATATCACGTAAGCTCCAACACTACTCCCAAT
This genomic window from Candidatus Methylarchaceae archaeon HK02M2 contains:
- the htpX gene encoding zinc metalloprotease HtpX, which encodes MSLLKLRLSMIGTLAFLIALSSLFFGIILTFMGGLDITALIVIVVAFNLIQWLIAPYIIDAMYKVKPVTESGNPKLYSMVRNLSQKTKIKMPKLMLAKIPIPNAFAYGSPITGKKVAVTETLLETLEEEEVEAVIGHELGHLKHRDVQIMMFASVLPAIFYFIGYSLMLSGMFGGGRRDGDGGATILIGIVCMAIYWILSLFVLGLSRLREYYADRHSVSVVDDGARKLSEALAKIVNYSANIKRRSRQKAGSSSSFRSLFIADPERAEKDYQDIAKISGYSADQQLVEGIISRKLSTTDKILELFSTHPNIVERLKALQKLS
- a CDS encoding phosphoenolpyruvate carboxykinase (GTP) codes for the protein MNLKESSEETKKEIMKFLKTKLVEKDYKKLVRINNTKLYRFISKYVVLCNPDKVFVCTDSQEDIQYIRKTAVRNGEEKELSIDGHTIHFDGYYDQARDKKNTKFLLPKNVNLGSHINWIDRDEGLKEIHTILKNIMQGHELYVRFFCLGPKNSEFSILAVQLTDSSYVAHNEDLLYRSGYEEFKRLDDSDEFLKFVHSQGELENGVSKNIDKRRIYIDTQEEIVYSVNTQYGGNTIGLKKLAMRIAINRASKEGWLTEHMFILGVHGPKGRITYLTGAFPSLCGKTSTAMIEGETIVGDDIAYLRKKGETIHAVNVEKGVFGIIQGVNSIDDPVLWKTLHKPGEIIFSNVLVTQEKDVYWIGKNENIPERGINHSGEWTSGKKDAEGNEITPSHRNARFTVNLNLLENMDQRIDDPDGVEVRGIIYGGRDSDTWVPVEESFDWVHGIITKGASLESETTAATLGEIGIRKLNPMSNLDFLSISLGKYIENNLNFGITLKNPPLIFSVNYFLKSRSGIFLNDKADKRVWLKWMELRSHKEVEAIKTPTGLIPKYRDLKRLFKETLDKDYPKEDYIKQFTLRIPENLAKIDRVMDIYRTNVPDVPKILFEVLEEQKQRLNKARIQYGSYISPEKFSSNKEE
- the tmk gene encoding dTMP kinase, whose product is MGVISRQRNSLQIKKNKKILKKGILIAIEGIDGAGKTTHAELLKDSLLKDGYSVTLLHEPTEGKWGKKIAELANVGLDNISPKTEFELFCKDRIEDVENNINPALERNDIVIMDRYYFSNIAYQGAKGLDPDFIEKENMFAPKPDLVVILDVQPENALSRIQKRSSKPNLFERKQYLTKVRDLFKQRFSKRPYVQIIEGEQPIHVVSIKIREFIQPLLSKQEKK
- a CDS encoding HD domain-containing protein, with translation MRFIAEIRDPVHGYIHITDVEKEIIDTPIFQRLRRIRQLAGANLTYPSAQHTRFEHSLGTMYLAGLTSTSLISKTQITDEDVQELRLSALLHDIGHGPFSHLFEEALTEKRNLTHEDITQRIIKETEIKDLIEKYGFNSRDISELSLGLSLKRAKFMNEIVAGGLSVDIMDYLLRDSYFTGVEYGKVDVHRLIDSFEIFDGKLAIDQAALYAFEAFNIARYEMFKAVYFHRTVRATQAMLIRSITLADDKLKLTDISNLKRFLQLTDEVTLERLIDLDPCGNKELYQAKQLAIGYRDRKLIKCVFEKIVHRKDRFIERILNQKGIRDKISIEIADEAGVNPDLIFFDVPTTPSVPYTSSRQSLSSITLVHKTSEGASYETVPIEDLALVGAIIGYMDIIRIYTQAEYRLKVEKAVEAFFGREGYSTKVSM
- a CDS encoding DUF126 domain-containing protein; translation: MRVVNDLRGVFRARGLVNSIGWGEALISPSPISFLGGVNPGDGRIIDRSNELYGMSIYKKVLIFPHSIGSSVGAYVIYKLKKNDKAPSAIINRRSDMITVSGCALAKIPLVDMVDGLSLIKEGDDLIVNGSHGFVILS